In a single window of the Nicotiana tomentosiformis chromosome 10, ASM39032v3, whole genome shotgun sequence genome:
- the LOC104115672 gene encoding uncharacterized protein, protein MQSLSFNLTAGTKVSWPGRFNQGDGSKQQIHIRGNVKMFRIMACAPEMNSGAESQSSSPSPSPSPSESSFLSRSQTYALLKQQMEVATKSEDYKQAARLRDSLKIFEDEEPVLRLRRLLKEAIAEERFEDAARYRDELKDVAPHSLLKCSSDATTLGIRVQVRSVYIEGRSHPSKGLYFFAYRIRITNNSDRPVQLLRRHWIITDANGKTENVWGIGVIGEQPVILPNTGFEYSSACPLGTPSGRMEGDFEMKHIDKVGSRTFNVAIAPFSLSKVGDGSDTFSDGS, encoded by the exons ATGCAATCACTTAGTTTTAATCTTACTGCCGGAACCAAAGTGTCATGGCCTGGTCGATTTAATCAGGGAGATGGAAGTAAGCAACAAATTCACATCAGAGGAAATGTGAAGATGTTTAGAATTATGGCGTGTGCGCCTGAGATGAATAGTGGTGCAGAGAGCCAGAGTTCTAGTCCGAGTCCGAGTCCGAGTCCAAGTGAGAGTTCCTTCCTTTCCCGTAGCCAGACCTATGCACTTTTGAAACAGCAAATGGAAGTCGCCACCAAATCTGAG GACTACAAGCAGGCAGCGAGACTTCGTGATTCATTGAAAATATTTGAGGATGAAGAGCCTGTTTTGCGGCTTAGGAGATTGTTGAAAGAGGCTATTGCAGAAGAGAGGTTTGAG GATGCAGCGAGGTACCGTGATGAGTTAAAGGATGTCGCTCCGCATTCTCTCTTGAAATGTTCGAGTGACGCAACCACACTG GGTATCAGGGTTCAAGTTAGAAGCGTGTATATAGAAGGTCGAAGTCATCCATCAAAAGGCCTTTATTTTTTTGCTTATAGAATAAGAATTACCAACAACTCAGATCGTCCTGTTCAACTTCTGAGAAGGCACTGGATCATCACTGATGCTAACGGAAAAACAGAAAATGTCTG GGGAATTGGTGTCATTGGTGAACAACCAGTAATACTTCCCAACACTGGTTTTGAATACTCATCTGCATGCCCATTAGGAACTCCAAGTGGAAGAATG GAGGGTGACTTCGAGATGAAGCATATTGATAAGGTAGGCTCACGGACGTTCAATGTTGCCATTGCTCCTTTCTCTCTATCCAAAGTTGGAGATGGCAGTGACACCTTTTCAGATGGGAGCTGA